In Hahella sp. KA22, one genomic interval encodes:
- the rmf gene encoding ribosome modulation factor: protein MRRQKRDMFERAYLKGYRAGVSGRSKDLCPAANPQMRQEWINGWRDGRADHWDGYTGVSGIHRSPGIAS from the coding sequence ATGAGAAGACAGAAGCGCGATATGTTCGAAAGAGCGTACCTCAAGGGTTACCGTGCCGGCGTAAGCGGCCGGTCAAAAGATTTATGTCCCGCCGCCAATCCTCAAATGCGTCAAGAGTGGATTAACGGCTGGCGCGACGGCCGAGCGGACCATTGGGATGGTTACACCGGCGTATCAGGGATACATAGAAGCCCTGGCATAGCGTCCTGA
- the rlmKL gene encoding bifunctional 23S rRNA (guanine(2069)-N(7))-methyltransferase RlmK/23S rRNA (guanine(2445)-N(2))-methyltransferase RlmL, with translation MNEFSLFASCPKGLEYVLADELKTLGAEVLKTNPAGVEAKADLAGVYRICLGSRLANRVLRLLQSTRTATRDGLYQAASEVNWSEHLRPGESYWIAAFGSSGDIRHSRFGAQVVKDAINDHFRDRDLELPVIDKQSGVQTVQLNLAKTITLGLDLAGRSLHQRGYRQEGAAAPLKENLAAAILYRAGWPELCGEDGCFVDPMCGSGTLVVEAAMIAMNVAPGLLNPHFLFEKAPWHDPEVWRGVYEEAMEKAVLGKRRWRGAIFGCDLNPAAIRTAKRNLSRAGLDRWVKLETSSAMDFTPDTEGCGQRLLVCNPPYGERLGQELELRSLYRALGRRLKTAYGEWKAGIFTSSVNLAKEIGLRADKQYHLYNGPLATTLYLFDVYGNRPEVEAPRKPQNASLEGISEQAQMFRNRLSKNLAKWSKWAKKQQLSAYRIYDADMPEYAVAIDWYDGGIIVQEYAPPKSVDEEKARQRLLDVLEVTPAVLGIDGGQLFLKQRKKQKGMLQYEKTDSSRKERTVEEHGCRFWVNLSDYLDSGLFLDHRPTRYWIQKHSSGKRFLNLFCYTGAASVHAAAGGAATTTSVDMSQTYLSWAERNFHLNKLSGPHRFVRANVLEWLKAERNTYDLIFLDPPTFSNSKKMEDVLDVQRDHAGLIEDCMRLLAPGGVLIFSCNYRRFKLDSGIEERFAVENHTAASIPEDFKRNERIHQCWHIRHSA, from the coding sequence ATGAATGAATTTTCATTGTTTGCGAGCTGCCCCAAAGGACTGGAGTATGTGCTTGCAGACGAATTAAAGACTCTGGGCGCGGAAGTGCTTAAAACCAATCCCGCTGGCGTTGAGGCGAAGGCGGATCTTGCCGGGGTTTACCGAATTTGCCTGGGCTCCCGTCTCGCCAACCGAGTACTGCGATTATTGCAGTCCACCCGCACAGCCACGCGGGATGGTCTGTATCAGGCTGCTTCTGAAGTGAATTGGAGCGAGCATCTGCGTCCGGGAGAAAGCTATTGGATCGCGGCGTTCGGCTCCAGCGGCGATATCCGGCACTCGCGCTTTGGCGCGCAGGTGGTCAAAGACGCCATTAATGACCATTTTCGCGACCGTGATCTGGAGCTGCCGGTTATCGACAAGCAGTCCGGCGTACAGACCGTACAGTTGAATCTGGCGAAGACTATCACGCTAGGTCTGGATTTGGCGGGAAGAAGTCTGCATCAGCGCGGATATCGACAAGAGGGTGCGGCGGCTCCATTAAAAGAGAATTTGGCGGCGGCCATACTTTATCGCGCCGGCTGGCCGGAGTTGTGTGGAGAGGATGGATGCTTCGTTGATCCCATGTGCGGTTCCGGCACTTTGGTGGTGGAGGCGGCGATGATCGCAATGAATGTTGCGCCGGGGCTGCTGAACCCGCATTTTCTGTTTGAAAAAGCGCCCTGGCATGATCCGGAAGTCTGGCGTGGAGTCTACGAAGAGGCGATGGAGAAGGCGGTGCTGGGCAAGCGACGCTGGCGCGGCGCCATCTTTGGCTGCGACTTGAATCCCGCCGCTATCCGCACAGCCAAGCGCAATCTGTCTCGCGCCGGACTTGATCGCTGGGTGAAGCTGGAAACGTCCAGCGCCATGGACTTCACTCCAGATACGGAAGGATGTGGGCAGCGCTTACTGGTGTGCAACCCTCCCTATGGTGAACGTTTGGGGCAGGAGTTGGAGCTGCGCTCGCTGTACCGGGCGCTGGGACGGAGGCTGAAAACCGCATACGGTGAATGGAAAGCGGGTATTTTTACTTCCAGCGTCAACTTGGCGAAAGAAATCGGTCTGCGGGCGGACAAGCAATACCATCTTTACAACGGACCTCTGGCCACAACGCTTTATTTGTTCGATGTTTACGGTAACCGGCCAGAAGTGGAAGCGCCGCGTAAGCCGCAGAACGCCTCTCTTGAAGGTATCTCCGAGCAGGCGCAAATGTTCCGCAATCGACTGAGTAAGAACTTGGCGAAGTGGAGCAAATGGGCGAAGAAGCAGCAGCTTAGCGCTTATCGGATCTATGATGCGGATATGCCTGAGTATGCTGTCGCCATTGACTGGTATGACGGTGGAATCATCGTGCAGGAATATGCGCCGCCGAAATCAGTGGATGAAGAAAAAGCGCGGCAACGCCTGCTGGATGTGTTGGAAGTAACCCCTGCGGTGCTGGGAATCGACGGCGGGCAACTGTTCCTCAAGCAGCGTAAAAAACAAAAAGGCATGCTGCAGTATGAGAAAACGGATTCCAGTCGCAAGGAGCGTACAGTAGAAGAGCATGGTTGCCGGTTCTGGGTGAACCTGTCTGATTACCTGGACTCAGGGCTTTTCCTTGATCATCGTCCAACCCGCTATTGGATTCAAAAGCATAGTTCGGGTAAGCGCTTTTTGAATCTGTTCTGTTACACCGGAGCGGCGTCCGTCCATGCGGCGGCGGGCGGCGCTGCGACCACCACCAGTGTGGATATGTCGCAAACCTACCTGAGTTGGGCGGAGCGCAACTTCCACCTCAATAAGCTGAGTGGTCCCCATCGTTTTGTGCGCGCCAACGTGCTGGAGTGGCTGAAAGCCGAACGCAATACATATGATCTGATATTCCTTGATCCCCCTACATTCTCCAACTCCAAGAAAATGGAGGATGTATTGGACGTCCAGCGGGATCATGCCGGGCTGATTGAAGATTGCATGCGCTTGCTGGCGCCGGGAGGGGTGTTGATCTTTTCCTGCAACTATCGACGTTTCAAGCTGGATTCAGGCATTGAAGAGCGTTTTGCGGTGGAAAATCATACCGCCGCCAGCATTCCTGAAGACTTCAAGCGCAACGAACGGATTCACCAGTGCTGGCATATCCGTCATAGCGCTTGA
- a CDS encoding porin family protein, with protein MKRRIRHPRSITTVLTVLAVLLASPGSRAEGEKEGKSYVGLSATQFDFKRVDGSSSASTTGVTLTYGSYLTDYVKTEFRAGMGLDEEEAKPGLDIGMDYFASWYMGAQYPATNYLSVYALFGFTHMKGKVSKDDPDTYQSIPEDLTESSFSVSYALGTEIKVTGDLWGVLEFGRIHRDTETAIRTMQLSAGLKYEF; from the coding sequence ATGAAGCGCCGCATTCGTCATCCGCGTTCGATCACAACCGTTCTCACCGTATTGGCGGTTTTGCTGGCCAGTCCCGGCAGCCGTGCGGAGGGAGAAAAAGAAGGCAAATCTTATGTCGGGCTGAGCGCCACCCAGTTCGATTTCAAACGAGTCGACGGCAGCAGCAGCGCCAGCACGACAGGCGTCACGCTAACCTATGGCTCCTATCTTACCGACTACGTCAAAACCGAGTTTCGCGCCGGCATGGGACTGGATGAGGAAGAAGCAAAACCGGGGCTGGATATCGGCATGGATTATTTCGCCAGCTGGTATATGGGCGCGCAGTACCCAGCTACGAACTATCTGTCCGTATACGCTCTGTTCGGATTCACTCATATGAAAGGCAAGGTCTCCAAAGATGATCCGGACACATATCAAAGCATCCCAGAAGACCTCACCGAAAGCAGCTTCAGCGTCAGCTACGCGTTAGGAACGGAAATCAAGGTCACTGGCGATCTGTGGGGCGTCCTGGAGTTTGGCCGCATTCACCGCGATACGGAAACGGCGATCCGCACCATGCAGCTCAGCGCCGGCCTGAAATACGAGTTCTAG